From a region of the Campylobacter showae genome:
- a CDS encoding mechanosensitive ion channel domain-containing protein produces MDEIKFELIWSLISSYSLKILGSIAILLIGKWLVAKISNLISKLIISPRLDETLSSFLLNIIKTLLMAFVIIAAIANLGVETSMFVAALGAIGLAIGMAFKDTFSNIGAGFLIIFFRPFKLKDHIEVAGVQGVVKEINMFSTVLRTADHKTIIIPNGRIISSNIINFSKEGTRRVELVFCIDYKDDLKLVKEIILNLANENKKILKEPKPFVGVGSLGENSVNLTARFWCASSDFSDVQFAMLESVKLAFDAQGISIPSPQLRIRYQDKKQDNQI; encoded by the coding sequence ATGGATGAGATTAAATTCGAACTTATTTGGTCGTTAATCTCGTCCTATTCTTTAAAAATTTTAGGTTCTATCGCCATCTTGCTTATCGGCAAATGGCTAGTAGCTAAAATCTCAAATCTTATATCAAAATTAATCATTTCCCCTAGACTTGACGAAACTCTTTCGAGTTTTTTACTAAATATCATCAAAACGCTTCTCATGGCTTTTGTAATTATAGCTGCGATCGCAAATTTGGGTGTAGAGACATCTATGTTTGTTGCTGCGCTAGGTGCCATCGGTCTTGCTATCGGTATGGCGTTTAAAGATACCTTTTCAAATATCGGTGCAGGGTTTTTGATAATATTTTTTAGGCCGTTTAAACTCAAAGATCACATAGAGGTCGCAGGCGTGCAAGGCGTAGTCAAAGAGATCAATATGTTTAGCACCGTTTTACGTACAGCCGATCACAAAACCATCATTATCCCAAACGGACGCATCATAAGTAGCAATATAATCAACTTCTCAAAAGAGGGCACTAGACGCGTCGAGCTCGTGTTTTGCATAGATTATAAAGACGATTTAAAGCTTGTAAAAGAGATTATTTTAAACCTAGCCAACGAAAACAAAAAAATCCTAAAAGAGCCAAAGCCATTCGTTGGCGTCGGAAGTTTGGGTGAAAATAGCGTAAATTTGACCGCCAGATTTTGGTGCGCGAGCAGTGATTTTTCGGATGTGCAGTTTGCTATGCTAGAGAGCGTTAAGCTTGCATTCGACGCCCAAGGCATCTCTATACCATCGCCGCAGCTTAGAATCCGCTATCAGGATAAAAAACAAGACAATCAAATTTGA
- the rpsI gene encoding 30S ribosomal protein S9 — translation MAKVYATGKRKTAVAKVWIKPGSGKILVNGLDLNTWLGGHEAIKLKVVQPLLLTKQEGSVDVTATTLGGGYSAQAEALRHGISRALALFDTDFRATLKPKGLLTRDSRVVERKKFGRRKARRSPQFSKR, via the coding sequence ATGGCGAAAGTTTATGCAACCGGTAAAAGAAAAACTGCCGTAGCAAAAGTCTGGATAAAACCGGGCAGCGGTAAAATTTTAGTAAACGGACTTGATCTAAACACTTGGCTCGGCGGACACGAGGCTATCAAACTAAAAGTGGTTCAACCTCTGCTTTTAACAAAACAAGAAGGTTCTGTAGACGTAACCGCAACGACTCTAGGCGGCGGATACTCTGCTCAGGCTGAGGCGCTAAGACACGGCATTTCAAGAGCATTGGCTCTATTTGATACCGACTTTAGAGCAACCCTAAAACCAAAAGGCCTACTAACTCGCGACTCACGCGTTGTCGAGCGTAAGAAATTCGGTAGAAGAAAAGCTAGAAGAAGCCCGCAATTCTCTAAACGCTAA
- a CDS encoding HAD family hydrolase, with protein MKKTILFDLDGTLIDSTPAILDGFGAAFLAHGEPTPNPEAVKALVGHPLDFMFAGLGAPTHLVPDYIAAYKARYEQIFLEQTSLLEGAAGALSLASEVADVGVVTTKTSKFSVILLEHLGVMKFIKTVIGRDDVVNPKPDPEPINTALERLGKTSAQDKASAFMIGDTTMDLEAAKRAGIAGVGLVCGYGNEADLRGHSNLIFKNAFEAVKFIAGR; from the coding sequence ATGAAAAAAACCATACTTTTTGACCTCGACGGTACGCTCATCGACTCGACGCCTGCGATCCTTGATGGATTTGGCGCGGCTTTTCTCGCTCACGGCGAACCCACGCCAAACCCTGAAGCCGTCAAAGCTCTAGTCGGCCATCCGCTTGATTTTATGTTTGCCGGGCTTGGCGCTCCGACGCATCTCGTGCCTGATTATATCGCAGCGTACAAGGCACGATACGAGCAGATTTTTTTAGAACAAACATCGCTACTTGAGGGCGCGGCTGGTGCGTTATCGCTTGCTAGCGAGGTTGCGGACGTTGGCGTCGTGACAACGAAAACGTCGAAATTTTCAGTCATTTTGCTTGAGCACTTGGGCGTTATGAAATTTATCAAAACCGTGATCGGCAGAGACGACGTAGTAAATCCAAAACCAGACCCAGAGCCTATAAACACGGCCCTTGAGCGCCTAGGCAAAACGAGCGCGCAGGATAAGGCGAGCGCTTTTATGATCGGTGATACGACGATGGATCTAGAGGCGGCGAAGCGTGCCGGGATTGCTGGCGTCGGGCTAGTTTGCGGCTATGGCAATGAGGCTGATTTACGCGGGCACTCAAATTTGATCTTTAAAAACGCATTTGAAGCGGTTAAATTTATAGCAGGTAGATGA
- a CDS encoding OmpA family protein, which produces MRKIAIALVAATALFAADSAYNYELTPTIGGVHPEGNLGTNEQSAIGLRIGRNLENFFIDHVELGLSHTNKIREYGVDGKATRYFVNAIKDFGLTEKLSLYGLLGAGYEDVSKKFVKNDDGGFGQYGLGLRYQITDNFALRAEAVDAIKFEHADHNLFYTLGFAVGFGAKNAPVVAEAPKVEAAPAPVSLDDDNDGVLNDVDQCPNTPAGVVVDETGCEKVIVLRDIGVNFAFDSYKITPKYLEEIKKVANFMGENPGYRVVLSGHTDSVGAEAYNQKLSEKRANAVAKALEELGVSADKITAVGYGELKPVASNKTKEGRAENRRVEARFNK; this is translated from the coding sequence ATGAGAAAGATTGCTATTGCTTTAGTTGCTGCTACAGCTCTTTTTGCTGCTGATTCAGCTTACAATTACGAACTAACTCCGACAATAGGCGGCGTTCATCCTGAAGGAAATTTGGGAACAAATGAGCAGTCGGCTATCGGTTTAAGAATCGGAAGAAACCTTGAGAATTTCTTTATAGACCACGTAGAACTCGGTCTTAGCCACACTAACAAGATAAGAGAGTATGGCGTAGACGGAAAGGCTACTAGATATTTCGTTAATGCTATTAAAGATTTCGGTCTAACTGAAAAACTATCTCTTTACGGCTTGCTTGGTGCAGGATATGAAGATGTCTCAAAAAAATTCGTCAAAAACGATGACGGTGGCTTCGGTCAATACGGCCTTGGTTTGAGATATCAAATTACCGATAACTTTGCCCTACGCGCTGAAGCAGTAGATGCTATTAAATTTGAGCATGCAGATCACAACCTATTCTATACGCTAGGTTTTGCAGTTGGCTTCGGTGCTAAAAATGCTCCTGTAGTTGCAGAAGCTCCAAAAGTTGAGGCAGCTCCAGCTCCTGTAAGCCTTGACGATGACAACGACGGCGTTTTAAACGATGTTGATCAATGCCCAAATACACCGGCTGGCGTAGTAGTTGACGAGACTGGATGCGAGAAGGTTATCGTTCTTAGAGATATTGGTGTAAACTTCGCATTCGACAGCTACAAAATAACTCCAAAATATCTTGAGGAGATCAAGAAAGTAGCTAACTTTATGGGTGAAAACCCGGGCTACCGCGTAGTTCTAAGCGGACATACAGACAGCGTTGGTGCTGAAGCTTACAACCAAAAGCTATCTGAAAAAAGAGCAAATGCAGTTGCTAAAGCTCTTGAAGAACTTGGCGTAAGCGCAGACAAGATCACTGCTGTAGGATACGGCGAGCTTAAACCTGTCGCTTCAAATAAAACAAAAGAAGGACGCGCTGAGAATAGACGCGTTGAAGCTAGATTTAATAAATAA
- the rplM gene encoding 50S ribosomal protein L13: protein MTKITKPNEVEREWVVLDAAGKRFGRLLTEVATLLRGKHKPNFTPNVDCGDYVIIINASKAEFTGNNKGEQKLYHRHSGYFGSTKSEKFGELLADKPEKLFKLAVRGMLPKTKLGREMIKKLKVYAGSEHPHTAQIAKKEGK from the coding sequence ATGACGAAAATAACAAAACCAAACGAAGTGGAGCGCGAGTGGGTCGTGCTTGACGCGGCAGGCAAGCGTTTTGGTAGATTGCTAACCGAGGTAGCTACGCTACTTCGCGGTAAGCATAAACCAAATTTCACTCCGAATGTCGATTGCGGCGATTACGTTATCATAATCAACGCTTCTAAAGCCGAATTTACGGGTAACAATAAAGGCGAGCAAAAGCTTTACCACCGCCATTCGGGATATTTTGGTAGCACGAAGAGCGAGAAATTCGGCGAGCTTTTAGCTGACAAACCTGAAAAACTGTTCAAGCTAGCCGTTCGCGGAATGCTTCCAAAAACAAAACTCGGTAGAGAGATGATAAAAAAACTAAAAGTTTACGCCGGCAGCGAGCATCCGCACACGGCTCAAATAGCTAAAAAAGAAGGAAAATAA